TAAAACCAGTTTTGGCAAAAAAAATAACCATTGAGTTGGTTGGTGACAATACCGATAAAGACGCCTTCGATAAAATTGTAGAAGTAGATCCTACAAAAGAATTAGACTTATATAAAGACAAAAATGCTACCAATGCCAAAGGGCAATTGCGTATTGTAGAAATTGAATTTTATGAAAGCCCATAATGGGCATTTAACAAGACTTACTTAATGTAAATCCATTTGATTGTATTTAAGACAACCCACCAAAAAAATTAAAGAAATAAAAAGCAAGATGAGTAAACTAAGTAAAGCATTAATTTTCGGATTCGTATTTTTTGGACTAACAAATATGGGCATGTCCCAAAACGAAGAAATTAAACTTTGGAAAAAAGTTCCGGGAGCTATCGAAAATAAAACTTACAAAGAAGAATTCCGATTAAATTCTGAAGGTGAAGCTACCGGTATTCGAAAAGTTACAGAGCCTACACTTAAGGTTTTTTTAGCAGATAACAACCATTCAAAAACCACCGCAGTTGTTATTTGTCCCGGTGGTGGTTATGCGCTTTTATCACATGACAAAGAAGGTGATAAAATTGCGGAATGGCTAAATTCCATAGGTATTTCTGCTTTTGTGCTTAAATATAGGCTGCCAAGTAATATTATTATGGAAGACAAAACCATAGGTCCTTTACAAGATGCGCAAGAAGCCATTAGAACGTTAAGACGAAATGCCAAAAATTGGAACTTAGACCCCAATAAAATTGGCGTCATAGGGTTTTCAGCAGGTGGGCATTTAGCTTCAACAATAGCTACCCATTATAATGATAAGGTATATGCTTCAGATGAAACAAGTGCGCGCCCCGATTTCTCAATGCTAATCTATCCCGTTATTTCTATGGAAGATGGCATTACCCATAATGGTTCAAAAGAAAATTTATTAGGGAAAGACCCTTCGGAAGCATTAATTGAAAAATATTCAAACGAAAAACAAGTAAATGAGCAAACACCACCAACCATTCTAATTCATGCTACCGATGATGGTGCTGTACCGGTTGAAAACAGCATCAACTATTACTTAGCTTTAAAAGAAAACAACGTACCTACCGAAATGCACATTTACGAAAATGGTGGTCACGGTTTTGGTTTGGGTAGGTTTGGAACACATCTTAATTGGCCAAAAGCTTGTGAAAACTGGCTGACAGCAAATAAATTTATTCCTGAAAAAGATATTTATATGTTTTCTTATTTTAAAGGAAACGGCGAAGATGGTTTGCATTTAGCCTTTAGTGAAGATGGTTACAAATGGGAAGCTCTTAAAAACGATACCTCTTTTTTAACACCCGAAGTTGGCAAGGATAAATTAATGCGCGACCCATGTATTATTAAAGGCGGCGATGGCTTATACCATATGGTATGGACAGTGAGCTGGACAGATAAAGGTATTGGTTACGCTTCTTCAAAAGACCTAATAAATTGGTCTAAGCAAGAATTCATCCCTGTTATGGAACATGAAAAAGGCACACGAAACACCTGGGCTCCAGAAATAACTTATGATGAGACTTCAAAAGAATATATCATCTATTGGGCTTCTACTATTGTAGGAGCATTTCCAGAAACACAATCTACCGAAGACGACGGCTATAACCACAGAATGTACTATACAACCACCAAAGATTTTAAGTCTTTTAGTAAAACCAAACTTTTATACGAACCCGGATTCAATGTGATTGATGGAACCATTCAGAAGTTAGATAACAAATTTGTGATGTTTCTAAAAGACGAAACCAAAAAACCTGCACAAAAAAACCTTAAGGTAGCTTTTAGCGACCATTTGACAGGCCCTTACACGAATGCCAGTGAACCCATTACAGGCAATTATTGGGCAGAAGGACCAACAGCCATTCAAATTGATG
This genomic window from Mariniflexile sp. TRM1-10 contains:
- a CDS encoding prolyl oligopeptidase family serine peptidase — protein: MSKLSKALIFGFVFFGLTNMGMSQNEEIKLWKKVPGAIENKTYKEEFRLNSEGEATGIRKVTEPTLKVFLADNNHSKTTAVVICPGGGYALLSHDKEGDKIAEWLNSIGISAFVLKYRLPSNIIMEDKTIGPLQDAQEAIRTLRRNAKNWNLDPNKIGVIGFSAGGHLASTIATHYNDKVYASDETSARPDFSMLIYPVISMEDGITHNGSKENLLGKDPSEALIEKYSNEKQVNEQTPPTILIHATDDGAVPVENSINYYLALKENNVPTEMHIYENGGHGFGLGRFGTHLNWPKACENWLTANKFIPEKDIYMFSYFKGNGEDGLHLAFSEDGYKWEALKNDTSFLTPEVGKDKLMRDPCIIKGGDGLYHMVWTVSWTDKGIGYASSKDLINWSKQEFIPVMEHEKGTRNTWAPEITYDETSKEYIIYWASTIVGAFPETQSTEDDGYNHRMYYTTTKDFKSFSKTKLLYEPGFNVIDGTIQKLDNKFVMFLKDETKKPAQKNLKVAFSDHLTGPYTNASEPITGNYWAEGPTAIQIDGNWIVYFDKYRDHKYGAIQSKDLKTWEDISDNVQFPKGARHGSIFKTSASTFSKLKLH